A stretch of Lentibacillus sp. JNUCC-1 DNA encodes these proteins:
- a CDS encoding IS110 family transposase, with the protein MDILIERACGLDVHKDNITACIITPKGKEIETFSTKTVYLIGLVDWIKEHKCTHVAMESTSVYWKPIVNLLEAEDIEFLVVNAQHIKAVPGRKTDVKDAEWIAKLLRHGLLKASFIPDRKQRELRELVRYRRSIIEERARQLNRIQKVLEGANIKLGSVVSNITGVSSLDMLRSIANGVEDLDVLANYARGVMKQKKEQLKLALQGYIQDHQRFMIKTIIDHYDYLTKTIDMLDEEIAQRMSEYQEDIERLDSIPGIATRMAEQILAELGTNIKKQFPTAPQMCSWAGLVPGNNESAGKRKSSRTRNGNKYLKSALIEAAHSLRGSKTYLGALYRRTAARKGRKRAAIVVAHAILRIAYYLLTRKEMYVDLGEDHFDKQRKQSIVNHSLRRLESLGYTVDIKEQEVS; encoded by the coding sequence ATGGATATACTCATTGAAAGAGCATGCGGTTTGGATGTCCACAAAGACAACATTACTGCATGCATTATCACACCAAAAGGAAAGGAGATTGAAACATTTTCAACCAAAACTGTTTATCTGATCGGATTAGTGGATTGGATCAAGGAACACAAATGCACACATGTTGCGATGGAAAGCACGAGTGTCTACTGGAAACCAATTGTTAATTTGTTAGAAGCAGAAGATATTGAATTCCTAGTAGTGAATGCGCAACATATTAAAGCTGTTCCAGGAAGAAAAACAGATGTCAAAGATGCTGAATGGATTGCTAAGCTTCTTCGTCATGGTTTACTAAAGGCTAGCTTCATTCCAGATCGGAAACAAAGGGAACTACGTGAACTTGTTCGGTATCGTAGAAGCATCATCGAAGAACGTGCGAGACAACTCAATCGAATTCAGAAAGTCCTAGAAGGCGCTAACATCAAACTAGGTTCTGTTGTTTCTAACATTACAGGCGTCTCTTCTCTAGATATGCTTCGGTCTATAGCTAATGGCGTTGAAGACCTTGATGTTTTAGCCAATTATGCAAGAGGCGTAATGAAACAGAAAAAAGAACAACTAAAACTTGCTCTACAAGGTTATATACAAGATCATCAGCGGTTCATGATAAAGACTATTATAGACCACTATGATTACCTTACTAAAACAATAGATATGCTTGATGAAGAGATAGCTCAAAGAATGAGTGAATATCAGGAAGATATTGAGCGACTGGATTCAATCCCAGGAATAGCAACAAGAATGGCTGAACAAATACTTGCAGAGCTTGGAACAAATATTAAAAAACAATTTCCTACTGCACCTCAAATGTGTTCATGGGCGGGGTTAGTTCCCGGTAATAATGAAAGTGCTGGGAAACGTAAATCATCTAGAACTAGGAATGGAAATAAATATTTGAAATCTGCATTAATTGAAGCAGCTCATTCACTTCGGGGTTCCAAGACCTATCTCGGAGCACTCTATCGTCGTACGGCTGCCCGTAAGGGTAGAAAACGAGCAGCAATTGTAGTTGCTCATGCCATTTTACGAATAGCCTACTATCTACTAACTCGTAAAGAGATGTATGTAGATTTAGGCGAAGATCACTTCGACAAGCAAAGAAAACAATCTATTGTTAACCATTCACTGCGCCGCCTAGAAAGTTTAGGATATACAGTTGATATTAAGGAACAAGAAGTATCTTAA
- a CDS encoding dUTP diphosphatase, which translates to MNWDELYAMQKELDDYIKDNHQLEGHHLDNEKILALLVELGELANETRCFKFWSNKPPSPKSVVQEEYVDGIHFLMSIGIDQGYRYQPTTIQSPANDLTTQFNHVFSICTLFNQQPKPDLYQQLFVAYLELGKLLEIGEADIYEAYMAKNKTNYSRQDQGY; encoded by the coding sequence ATGAATTGGGACGAGCTTTACGCCATGCAAAAAGAGCTGGATGATTATATTAAAGACAACCATCAACTGGAAGGTCATCATTTGGATAATGAAAAAATCCTTGCCCTTCTGGTGGAATTGGGGGAACTTGCAAATGAAACACGATGCTTCAAATTCTGGAGCAACAAGCCTCCGAGCCCCAAATCTGTCGTACAAGAAGAATATGTGGATGGGATTCACTTTTTAATGTCGATTGGGATTGACCAAGGCTACCGCTATCAACCGACAACCATCCAGTCACCAGCAAATGATCTGACGACGCAATTCAATCATGTATTTTCTATCTGTACCCTGTTTAACCAACAGCCAAAACCAGATCTCTATCAGCAATTATTTGTTGCGTATCTTGAGTTGGGCAAGCTTCTCGAAATCGGTGAAGCGGATATTTATGAAGCATATATGGCCAAAAACAAGACAAACTATTCAAGGCAGGACCAGGGCTACTGA
- the rpmI gene encoding 50S ribosomal protein L35, with product MPKMKSHKGSQKRFRKTGTGKLKRAHAYTSHMFANKSQKQKRKLRKNTTVSEADYGRIKTMLPYK from the coding sequence ATGCCTAAAATGAAAAGCCATAAAGGCTCACAGAAGCGTTTTAGAAAAACAGGGACTGGCAAACTGAAGCGTGCCCATGCTTATACAAGCCATATGTTTGCCAACAAATCACAGAAGCAAAAGCGTAAACTACGCAAAAACACGACAGTTTCGGAAGCAGATTACGGTCGTATCAAAACTATGCTTCCATACAAATAA
- the rplT gene encoding 50S ribosomal protein L20 yields MARVKGGTVTRRRRKRVLKLAKGYYGSKRTLFKTAKQQVMKSGQYAYRDRRQKKREFRKLWIARINAAARMNDLSYNKLMHGLKLANIDINRKMLSDLAVNDEQAFAELAQKAKAALN; encoded by the coding sequence ATGGCACGTGTTAAAGGTGGTACCGTTACACGCAGACGTCGTAAACGCGTACTTAAGTTAGCCAAAGGATATTATGGTTCGAAAAGAACGTTATTTAAAACAGCAAAACAACAGGTTATGAAATCAGGTCAGTATGCATACCGTGACCGCAGACAGAAAAAACGTGAATTCCGCAAGTTGTGGATTGCACGGATCAACGCTGCTGCACGCATGAATGACTTGTCTTACAACAAGTTGATGCACGGTTTGAAACTTGCTAACATTGATATCAACCGTAAAATGCTGTCGGACTTGGCTGTAAACGACGAGCAAGCATTTGCAGAGCTCGCCCAAAAAGCCAAAGCTGCACTTAACTAA
- the infC gene encoding translation initiation factor IF-3, which translates to MNVNEKIRAREVRLIDSNGDQLGVKSRQEALEIAGKRELDLVLVAPNAKPPVCRIMNYGKYRYEQQKKEKEARKKQKVIQVKEVRFTPGIGDHDFNTKLKNARKFLEKGDKVKAAVRFRGRMITHKELGREVLDRLADEVKDIATIESRPKMEGRNMFMMLAPISEK; encoded by the coding sequence ATGAATGTCAATGAGAAGATTCGTGCACGAGAAGTGAGACTCATTGATTCAAACGGTGATCAGCTCGGAGTGAAATCTCGCCAGGAGGCATTGGAGATTGCCGGTAAACGGGAACTTGACCTTGTTTTGGTTGCACCGAACGCAAAACCGCCCGTATGTCGTATCATGAACTACGGAAAGTATCGTTACGAGCAGCAGAAGAAGGAAAAAGAAGCCCGCAAGAAACAAAAAGTCATCCAGGTTAAAGAAGTGCGCTTCACACCTGGCATTGGCGATCATGACTTTAATACGAAATTAAAAAATGCCCGCAAGTTCCTTGAAAAAGGGGACAAAGTTAAAGCGGCTGTCCGGTTCCGCGGGCGTATGATTACCCATAAGGAACTCGGCAGAGAAGTGCTTGATCGTCTTGCTGATGAAGTAAAAGACATTGCAACAATCGAATCAAGGCCTAAGATGGAAGGCCGCAACATGTTTATGATGCTCGCACCGATAAGCGAAAAGTAA
- a CDS encoding lytic transglycosylase domain-containing protein: MDIRSLQMMMQAQAMSILTSGNAFSKQSPMMDMAFNQLLQKAMGDMDSGQAQPVTSIQNRPKLNFTNQIPATSKDLDTIITEQAHTYQVDPSLIRSVIQIESNFNQYARSHAGAQGYMQLMPGTATGLGVTDPYDPRQNIAGGTKYLRQMLDKYNGDIELALAAYNAGPGNVDKYNGIPPFKETQAYVQKVSKAYYG, encoded by the coding sequence ATGGATATTCGATCTTTACAGATGATGATGCAAGCTCAGGCGATGTCTATTTTAACGAGCGGAAATGCGTTTAGTAAGCAGTCTCCGATGATGGATATGGCATTTAACCAACTATTGCAAAAGGCGATGGGAGATATGGATTCGGGTCAAGCTCAACCAGTCACGTCGATTCAGAATAGACCTAAGCTCAATTTCACAAACCAAATACCTGCTACATCAAAAGATCTCGACACCATCATCACCGAACAAGCCCATACGTACCAAGTTGACCCATCACTCATTCGCTCCGTGATCCAAATTGAATCGAACTTTAATCAATATGCTCGAAGTCATGCCGGCGCACAAGGCTATATGCAACTGATGCCCGGAACGGCAACTGGACTTGGGGTAACCGATCCATACGACCCGCGGCAGAACATTGCGGGTGGAACAAAATACTTACGACAAATGCTGGACAAATATAACGGGGACATTGAACTTGCTTTAGCCGCCTATAACGCTGGACCAGGGAACGTGGATAAGTATAACGGCATTCCCCCTTTTAAAGAAACGCAAGCTTACGTACAAAAAGTATCAAAAGCCTATTATGGTTAA
- a CDS encoding sigma-w pathway protein ysdB has translation MIIIFFQMLIFIALIILFYTAVQYFRNPRRRLDLAHRSDDFYLIDEPGNNVKNMQFVYKGCYFEGEKYLGTTEDAFEVVNIQITVREPMELRGMTRDDLYFLEKEIHIRYPYAKIEWKHPINQLLITEE, from the coding sequence ATGATCATCATCTTTTTTCAAATGCTCATATTCATCGCTTTGATTATTCTTTTTTATACAGCTGTCCAATATTTCCGCAATCCACGCCGGCGTCTTGATCTGGCGCATCGATCCGATGATTTTTACCTGATCGATGAACCAGGAAATAATGTCAAGAATATGCAGTTTGTCTATAAAGGATGCTATTTTGAAGGCGAAAAATATCTTGGCACGACAGAAGATGCTTTTGAAGTGGTTAATATTCAAATAACAGTTCGAGAACCGATGGAGTTACGGGGAATGACGCGTGATGACCTGTATTTCCTAGAAAAAGAAATCCACATTCGTTATCCTTACGCAAAAATTGAATGGAAGCATCCGATTAACCAATTGCTTATAACTGAAGAATGA
- a CDS encoding IS1182 family transposase, giving the protein MAHRSPNCPNQIVLFEELLQERVEHKPHAARFFMYLANVLDLRYYASLSMGAPRYSRRELTAVILYAMYHGHYAAQKIQQFAEDSIGAQWILSGMRMPSYKTVERTIDALFEEVDHLFIQIIGICDGLFLVGWKRMYIDGTKIQANASKHKAMSYERLTKKIDNQSINIESLFETMKPYISSLEQVPDDKLNACIHDQAQLVNHILRQQHERELRKKEQQVFNLDLDEAEKTQGLNLEETLKASSMLLNNVPSETFNQVVNVLNDIAITSDRLNTMEQAKTALEQRWKEEKGNKKIPPEKQINFTDADSNIMMTKHHGVQQCYNNFAWVDDKTHIILGTHTGNSASDQLELQPTLLDAQNMCGSLEGMQAGADAGFFSAENIRFMKDKGIDFYVSYPELKSPFGKDKFDYDPASDTYTCPEGSTLGRKKIKKSGKIGEYSNLEACQKCPLSAQCTKATDGIRRIERHLEDDSLREDAKAKANSEKGKEILRQRKSVPEPVWGNIQTQDGWKQMHMRGKKNASREFKLHCVMHNIRKIVKLYLNSLSYQQVVQEKENSLRYPA; this is encoded by the coding sequence ATGGCACATCGCAGCCCGAATTGTCCAAATCAGATTGTTCTTTTTGAGGAATTATTACAGGAGAGAGTTGAACACAAGCCACACGCTGCCCGTTTCTTTATGTACTTAGCAAATGTACTGGATCTAAGGTACTATGCATCTCTATCTATGGGAGCTCCACGCTATTCCCGCCGGGAATTGACAGCAGTTATACTTTACGCCATGTATCATGGTCATTATGCGGCGCAGAAAATCCAACAATTTGCTGAAGACAGCATTGGCGCACAATGGATCTTATCCGGCATGCGAATGCCCAGCTATAAAACGGTGGAACGCACAATTGATGCCTTATTCGAAGAAGTTGATCATCTCTTCATTCAGATCATCGGAATTTGTGATGGGTTATTCCTGGTTGGTTGGAAACGTATGTATATTGATGGTACAAAGATTCAAGCTAATGCCTCTAAACACAAGGCGATGAGTTATGAACGTCTAACAAAGAAAATTGATAATCAATCAATTAATATTGAGTCGTTATTTGAAACGATGAAGCCATACATCAGCAGCTTGGAACAGGTACCGGATGATAAGTTAAACGCTTGTATCCATGATCAGGCCCAATTAGTTAACCACATTTTACGACAACAACACGAAAGAGAACTTCGGAAAAAAGAACAGCAAGTGTTCAACCTTGACCTTGATGAGGCTGAGAAAACGCAGGGCTTGAATTTGGAAGAAACGTTAAAAGCGTCTTCTATGCTTCTGAATAACGTTCCATCTGAAACATTTAACCAGGTGGTAAATGTGTTAAACGATATTGCGATCACAAGTGATCGACTCAACACGATGGAGCAGGCAAAAACAGCTCTGGAGCAAAGATGGAAAGAAGAGAAGGGGAACAAAAAAATCCCACCGGAAAAGCAAATCAATTTTACGGACGCAGACTCTAACATTATGATGACAAAACATCATGGAGTGCAGCAGTGTTACAACAATTTTGCCTGGGTGGATGATAAGACCCATATTATACTTGGTACACACACGGGCAACAGCGCTTCTGATCAACTTGAATTACAGCCAACACTACTTGATGCGCAAAACATGTGCGGCTCATTGGAAGGGATGCAGGCTGGTGCCGATGCCGGATTTTTTTCCGCCGAGAATATTCGTTTCATGAAGGATAAAGGCATCGACTTTTATGTATCCTATCCAGAGCTAAAGAGTCCGTTTGGAAAAGATAAATTTGATTATGACCCGGCATCTGATACATACACATGTCCAGAAGGAAGTACATTGGGGAGAAAAAAAATAAAAAAGTCCGGAAAAATTGGGGAGTACAGTAATTTAGAAGCTTGCCAAAAATGTCCTCTCAGTGCGCAATGTACGAAAGCAACAGACGGTATTCGCAGAATAGAGAGGCATTTGGAAGATGATAGTCTTCGTGAAGATGCGAAGGCAAAGGCCAATAGTGAGAAAGGCAAGGAAATTTTAAGACAAAGAAAAAGCGTACCAGAACCAGTGTGGGGAAATATCCAAACACAAGATGGCTGGAAACAGATGCATATGCGGGGGAAGAAAAATGCCTCCCGTGAGTTCAAATTACACTGTGTGATGCACAACATTCGAAAAATAGTCAAGCTCTACTTGAATAGTTTGTCATATCAGCAGGTGGTCCAAGAGAAAGAAAACAGCCTACGGTATCCCGCCTGA
- a CDS encoding DUF1294 domain-containing protein: protein MLLGYVGVVSLVLFCMMGMDKYKARHGQYRIAEKTLWIVALAGGALGGWIGMYMFRHKTKHLAFQIGFPFISVLQVILLLYMLNQYGLS from the coding sequence ATGTTGTTGGGGTATGTGGGGGTGGTGTCTTTGGTGTTGTTTTGTATGATGGGAATGGATAAATATAAAGCGCGACATGGGCAATACCGAATAGCGGAGAAGACGTTGTGGATTGTGGCTTTGGCTGGTGGTGCTCTTGGTGGGTGGATTGGAATGTATATGTTTCGTCACAAAACAAAACACCTTGCATTTCAGATTGGTTTCCCGTTCATCTCCGTTCTTCAGGTGATTCTCCTCCTATATATGCTAAATCAATATGGTTTGTCATAA
- the sspI gene encoding small acid-soluble spore protein SspI, with protein MDLNLRKAILTNIASNDQEQLEATIVDAIQSGEEKMLPGLGVLFEIIWNQSDGTERQEMIEALEQGVQQKG; from the coding sequence GTGGATTTGAACTTGCGTAAAGCTATCTTAACAAATATCGCTTCCAATGACCAGGAACAGCTTGAAGCAACAATCGTCGACGCCATTCAGAGCGGCGAGGAAAAAATGCTCCCGGGGCTTGGTGTGTTGTTTGAAATCATTTGGAATCAATCCGACGGGACAGAACGTCAAGAAATGATCGAAGCCCTCGAACAAGGGGTACAGCAGAAAGGTTAA
- a CDS encoding TVP38/TMEM64 family protein: MELAGQYLMAFVETGGLFAPVLFIGFHLVRPLFFLPVVFICISGGVLFGAVAGTVYSIIGITLSSLFFYGIIRWMPQTLNKLLSLKQKLLGNHSSFTMPQITLLRLVPFIHFHLLSLCLIETTGGFRDYAKSSFVSNIPLAVVYTTIGQWISQLSPMHIVPLLLVLLPLLYLLRRKEVIIKWNDFFNPAQNEAA; encoded by the coding sequence ATGGAACTGGCTGGTCAGTACTTGATGGCATTTGTGGAAACGGGCGGTTTGTTTGCCCCGGTCTTGTTTATCGGTTTTCATCTCGTGCGTCCATTGTTTTTCCTCCCGGTTGTGTTCATATGTATTTCAGGCGGTGTTCTATTTGGTGCTGTGGCCGGTACTGTTTATTCCATTATTGGTATTACGTTATCGAGCTTGTTTTTTTACGGGATCATACGTTGGATGCCGCAAACACTCAATAAATTACTTTCTTTAAAACAGAAACTTCTTGGCAACCATTCCAGCTTTACCATGCCACAAATTACATTACTCCGTCTCGTGCCATTTATCCACTTTCATTTGTTATCGCTGTGCCTGATTGAAACAACAGGTGGCTTCAGGGATTATGCAAAATCGTCCTTTGTCTCAAATATTCCGCTCGCTGTCGTTTACACGACGATTGGCCAGTGGATCTCCCAATTGTCTCCCATGCACATTGTCCCGTTGCTCCTTGTGCTCCTGCCATTATTGTACCTCCTCAGACGTAAAGAAGTCATTATCAAGTGGAACGATTTCTTTAATCCCGCCCAAAATGAAGCAGCATGA
- a CDS encoding TrmH family RNA methyltransferase, with protein sequence MITSKKNEQVKQWKKLQTKKGRGQTGLFWIEGFHLVEEAVASDWEVHHIIVGENVQLSSIYADYPNTAVAEHVFDYLAETRQPQRIAAVVKMKQHEAVAGKNILLIDAVQDPGNLGTMIRTADAAGFDGVVAGANSVDMFNDKVIRATQGSLFHIPVVQQDLLTAIGQLKKNDFKVWAAALEGAETYTMVQPSEKTALLVGNEGAGISQTLLEKADTVVSIPIRGQAESLNVSIAAAILMYYIKG encoded by the coding sequence ATGATTACATCAAAAAAGAATGAACAAGTAAAACAATGGAAAAAACTGCAGACGAAAAAAGGACGCGGGCAAACGGGTCTTTTTTGGATAGAAGGGTTTCATCTAGTCGAAGAGGCTGTAGCGAGTGACTGGGAGGTCCATCACATTATTGTTGGGGAAAACGTTCAATTGTCATCCATATATGCAGATTATCCTAATACGGCAGTAGCGGAACATGTATTTGATTATCTTGCAGAGACCAGACAGCCACAGCGGATTGCAGCGGTTGTTAAGATGAAGCAACATGAGGCCGTTGCAGGTAAAAACATTTTACTCATTGATGCAGTACAGGACCCTGGTAATTTGGGGACGATGATTCGCACTGCTGATGCGGCAGGTTTTGACGGTGTTGTAGCAGGCGCCAATTCGGTTGACATGTTTAATGATAAAGTCATTCGGGCAACCCAGGGTTCATTGTTTCACATCCCTGTGGTTCAGCAGGACCTGTTGACTGCTATAGGACAACTGAAAAAAAACGATTTTAAAGTATGGGCTGCCGCGCTTGAGGGAGCTGAAACATATACGATGGTTCAGCCATCCGAAAAGACTGCTCTCCTAGTCGGAAATGAAGGAGCGGGTATTTCTCAGACTCTGCTTGAAAAAGCAGATACGGTCGTGTCGATCCCGATTCGTGGACAAGCTGAATCATTGAACGTGAGTATTGCTGCTGCCATTTTGATGTACTATATAAAGGGATAG
- the pheS gene encoding phenylalanine--tRNA ligase subunit alpha: protein MKEQLMAIQEEALEAIKSVEDQKTLQEVKVGFLGKKGSLTAVLRGMGKLSPEERPVVGELANQVRAAITEALEEKSAQLEQEALNQKLEAETIDVTLPGRPVEMGGKHLLTRIIEDIEDLFIGMGFEVREGPEVETDYFNFEALNLPKNHPARDMQDTFYITNELLLRTHTSPVQARTMREYKGEKPVKMICPGKVYRRDTDDATHSHQFTQIEGLYVDRNVRMSDLKGVLDTFAKSMFGEDRQIRLRPSFFPFTEPSVEMDISCKMCGGEGCSVCKQSGWIEILGAGMVHPKVLEMAGYDPAIYSGFAFGMGPDRIAMLKYGISDIRHFYTNDKRFLTQYHQA, encoded by the coding sequence GTGAAGGAACAATTAATGGCAATTCAGGAGGAAGCTCTTGAGGCGATCAAGAGTGTAGAAGATCAGAAGACGCTGCAAGAAGTTAAAGTTGGTTTTCTTGGCAAAAAAGGATCATTAACAGCTGTCTTGCGCGGTATGGGGAAGCTATCCCCAGAGGAAAGGCCGGTAGTTGGTGAACTTGCCAACCAGGTAAGGGCTGCAATCACGGAAGCTTTGGAAGAAAAAAGCGCACAACTTGAACAGGAAGCCCTGAATCAGAAACTGGAGGCAGAAACGATTGACGTCACATTGCCGGGAAGACCGGTTGAAATGGGCGGCAAACATTTGTTAACAAGAATTATAGAAGATATTGAAGACCTGTTTATCGGGATGGGCTTTGAAGTTCGGGAAGGACCAGAAGTGGAGACTGACTACTTCAATTTTGAAGCGCTGAACTTGCCTAAGAATCATCCAGCGCGAGATATGCAGGACACATTTTATATTACGAATGAGCTTTTGCTCAGAACACATACATCACCAGTTCAGGCCAGAACAATGCGGGAGTATAAAGGAGAAAAACCCGTTAAAATGATCTGTCCCGGAAAAGTATACCGCCGTGACACAGATGACGCGACACACTCGCACCAATTTACACAAATTGAAGGACTTTATGTCGATCGCAATGTCCGGATGAGTGACCTGAAAGGCGTTCTGGATACATTTGCCAAAAGTATGTTTGGCGAGGATCGACAAATCCGGTTGCGACCCAGTTTTTTCCCATTCACTGAACCATCTGTTGAAATGGATATTTCATGTAAAATGTGTGGGGGCGAAGGATGCTCGGTTTGCAAACAGTCAGGATGGATCGAAATCCTCGGTGCCGGGATGGTGCATCCAAAAGTTCTCGAAATGGCTGGATATGATCCCGCAATTTACAGTGGATTTGCTTTTGGGATGGGACCAGACCGCATCGCCATGCTGAAATACGGCATTAGTGACATACGCCATTTTTACACGAACGACAAACGATTTTTAACACAGTATCATCAAGCGTAA
- a CDS encoding M42 family metallopeptidase gives MAKLDETLTMLKDLTDAKGIPGNEKEARDVMERYIAPYADEVTTDNLGSLIAKKVGKEDGPKVMVAGHLDEVGFMVTRIDDNGFVYFQTVGGWWSQVMLSQRVTIMTSKGDVTGVVGSKPPHILSAEARKKPVDIKDMFIDIGASSRKEAEEFGVRPGDSAVPYFEFIQMNNDKMLLAKAWDNRIGCAIAIEVLKQLKGTDHPNVVYGVGAVQEEVGLRGAKTAAHAINPDIGFAVDVGIAGDTPGIKDHEADSKLGEGPQIIIYDASMISHKGVRDLVVDTAEENNIPYQYSAIAGGGTDAGSIHLTANGVPSLAITIATRYIHSHAAILHRDDFENAVKLIVATIKKMDKDTVNEIILS, from the coding sequence ATGGCAAAATTGGACGAAACATTGACCATGTTGAAAGATTTAACAGATGCAAAAGGCATTCCAGGCAATGAAAAAGAAGCTCGTGATGTCATGGAGCGCTATATTGCTCCGTATGCAGACGAGGTGACGACAGACAATCTGGGGAGCCTGATTGCCAAGAAAGTCGGCAAAGAAGACGGCCCTAAAGTGATGGTGGCCGGCCACTTGGACGAAGTTGGTTTCATGGTCACACGAATTGACGACAATGGCTTTGTGTATTTCCAAACCGTTGGCGGCTGGTGGAGTCAAGTGATGCTTTCACAGCGCGTAACGATCATGACCTCAAAAGGTGATGTAACAGGGGTGGTTGGGTCTAAACCACCGCATATTCTGTCAGCCGAAGCACGTAAAAAGCCGGTTGATATTAAAGATATGTTTATCGACATCGGTGCTTCAAGCAGAAAAGAAGCTGAAGAATTCGGCGTGCGCCCAGGCGATTCAGCAGTACCATACTTTGAATTCATTCAGATGAACAATGACAAAATGCTACTCGCCAAAGCTTGGGATAATCGCATCGGTTGTGCCATTGCAATTGAAGTGTTGAAACAACTAAAAGGTACAGACCATCCAAACGTTGTATACGGTGTTGGCGCTGTTCAAGAAGAGGTTGGCCTTCGTGGCGCTAAGACAGCTGCCCATGCGATCAATCCGGATATTGGCTTTGCGGTCGACGTAGGGATTGCAGGAGATACGCCAGGCATTAAGGATCATGAGGCAGACAGCAAGCTCGGTGAAGGTCCGCAAATCATTATTTACGATGCGTCTATGATCTCCCACAAAGGTGTAAGAGATCTCGTTGTTGATACAGCTGAGGAAAACAACATTCCTTATCAATATTCTGCTATTGCTGGCGGCGGTACTGATGCAGGCTCCATTCACCTGACAGCTAACGGCGTGCCATCGCTCGCCATTACAATCGCTACACGCTATATCCATTCACATGCAGCCATCCTGCATCGTGATGACTTTGAAAATGCTGTGAAGCTAATTGTAGCGACCATTAAAAAGATGGATAAAGATACGGTGAATGAGATTATTTTGTCTTAA